A genomic segment from Epinephelus fuscoguttatus linkage group LG17, E.fuscoguttatus.final_Chr_v1 encodes:
- the LOC125904793 gene encoding uncharacterized protein LOC125904793 — MPRLQSGVWKHFTPAIKDGRETFMCNYCLKTYTKNATKMQMHLDKCKEYSVVLQQSPGRDGSSSASIPVPSLSFLPSASPGGQFLIDSVDQRSQAFADECLARAVYATSSPLTLADNIYWKRFFSVLRPAYCPPTREALSSHLLDCEYDRVQSQVHEAIGKADCVTIICSGWSNVKETGTILFSVATPVPFFYKCTTVKEQTHTSTYIAEELKDVINEVGPQKVFAVVTDDAPEMMVAWTQVEKAFPHISAIGCTSCGVQQLFDDIVSTPSMRAACRRAEQVVRYVTEQKILAETFKCWQTTKIRNHTASGTTLTLPVNSDWTGVVNMFNSLLEGQNTLQKMAASPTLNIETSIRVRIQDASFWKELSSSRNLLYLIGNYIDYMKREDAVLSGVVDMFSQLRHHIGAMLSRSVLHSAEQKAVMASLDRCQEFCVKPIHAAAYMLDPQHVGQQTLSGEQINSAYYVISNLSHHLNLDEGKVLGSFARFSAKQGLWKGAGIWSSCQHVSASTWWKGLCSSEPLSAVAFAILQIPPTTGACERLRSRFCSTKVQGSLSADRVQKLVAVQTNLNLIEPSDCDYAQLESEEEKKVSFQSETH; from the coding sequence ATGCCTCGCCTGCAGTCTGGTGTTTGGAAGCACTTCACCCCAGCTATCAAAGATGGTAGGGAAACCTTCATGTGCAACTACTGTTTAAAGACATACACAAAGAATGCTACCAAGATGCAGATGCATTTGGACAAATGCAAGGAGTACTCTGTGGTTTTGCAGCAGTCACCAGGCCGAGATGGGAGCTCTTCTGCCTCCATTCCtgttccctccctctctttcttacCATCTGCTTCTCCAGGTGGACAGTTCCTCATTGATTCGGTGGATCAGCGCAGCCAGGCATTTGCAGACGAGTGCCTAGCAAGAGCTGTGTACGCCACTTCGTCGCCCTTAACTCTCGCAGACAATATTTATTGGAAAAGATTTTTCAGCGTGCTCAGGCCTGCTTACTGTCCACCCACCAGAGAGGCCTTGTCCTCTCATCTACTGGACTGCGAGTATGACAGAGTGCAAAGCCAGGTTCATGAGGCCATTGGAAAAGCAGACTGTGTCACCATCATCTGCAGTGGCTGGTCTAATGTAAAAGAAACTGGAACTATCCTTTTTTCTGTCGCAACTCCTGTACCGTTTTTCTACAAATGTACAACGGTAaaggagcagacacacacaagcacttaTATTGCTGAGGAGCTGAAAGATGTTATAAATGAAGTGGGACCACAAAAAGTGTTTGCTGTTGTCACTGACGACGCCCCAGAAATGATGGTGGCTTGGACTCAAGTAGAAAAGGCATTCCCACACATATCAGCTATTGGCTGCACATCGTGTGGAGTCCAACAGCTCTTCGATGACATAGTTTCAACACCATCTATGAGGGCTGCGTGCAGGAGAGCTGAGCAGGTGGTGAGATATGTCACAGAGCAAAAAATCTTAGCAGAGACCTTTAAATGCTGGCAGACTACAAAGATAAGAAATCACACTGCTAGTGGGACGACATTGACACTGCCTGTTAACTCTGACTGGACTGGTGTGGTTAACATGTTCAACAGCCTCCTGGAGGGTCAGAACACGCTACAAAAGATGGCTGCCTCACCCACACTTAACATTGAAACATCTATCAGGGTCAGGATACAAGATGCTTCATTTTGGAAAGAGTTAAGCAGCAGTCGAAACCTGCTCTACTTGATTGGGAATTACATTGATTACATGAAGAGAGAAGACGCTGTGTTATCCGGTGTAGTTGACATGTTCAGTCAGTTAAGACACCACATTGGAGCTATGCTGTCCAGGTCTGTGCTGCACAGTGCTGAACAGAAAGCCGTCATGGCGTCATTAGACAGGTGTCAGGAGTTTTGCGTAAAGCCCATCCATGCAGCAGCGTATATGCTGGATCCACAGCATGTCGGACAGCAGACACTCTCCGGGGAGCAGATAAACAGCGCTTACTATGTGATTTCCAACCTGTCACACCATCTAAATCTTGATGAGGGTAAAGTGCTTGGCAGCTTCGCCAGATTCTCAGCCAAGCAGGGATTATGGAAGGGTGCCGGGATATGGAGCTCATGCCAGCACGTGTCAGCATCCACCTGGTGGAAAGGGCTGTGTTCCTCTGAGCCGCTGTCCGCTGTGGCCTTTGCTATACTTCAGATCCCACCGACAACAGGTGCCTGCGAGCGCCTGCGGTCACGCTTTTGCAGTACAAAGGTGCAAGGTTCTCTCTCAGCTGACAGGGTGCAAAAACTGGTGGCAGTACAGACAAATCTCAACCTTATAGAGCCAAGTGATTGCGACTATGCTCAGCTAGAGAGTGAGGAAGAGAAGAAAGTATCATTTCAATCTGAGACTCATTAG